In Anaerolineales bacterium, one DNA window encodes the following:
- a CDS encoding helicase-related protein, giving the protein MAQIASPLGNVFYFPDGHALDLGNPSTRFENNRRAIQIAKDVALTGRDTISEELGVLSRYVGWGDSRLANRVHELEDLLTEEEMRSVRSSSLNAHYTSLGVIASMWKAVQALGFGSRHMQVIDPSAGIGHFKSMAPAGLRDAISWTEIELDSLTSLILKVLHPSSVVINSGYEDANLPDGFFDLAMSNVPFGDYGVSSRKLPRSLTDPIHDFFFANTWSLLKPGGVMFYITSRYTMDKVATRFREWLAARFDLLSAIRLPETAFLENAGTKVITDVLLLRKRETMQDPKQAAWVYTTPQRIGSYAVNVNQYYVDHPDHIIGEPAMEGRMYHGDGYTVLTAGRDIPAEMIRIYGGLSPLEFSQPEEAAKKPLSVFADDNVLSSQQSESPIANAIMEIHGVAKRLIRAETRGDANAAVLRDVLNRLYDAFVAKHGYINKKENIRHLKNGAEAPFLKALENQDDFGYSKAGIFFQSTVRAFGSAAQVSASDALLLSLDRTGKVDLHFIAASAGITEQEAVEQLRGVIYLDPQAQEWQTSEQYLSGNVREKLRQAEAAAQYDAKFQENVAALESALPLTVQAGDIRAPLGAGWIPTDVIADFLYHLLDCGVFTVSYIEPLATWDVEAERLHHVSRQLYHQKWGTSRINTVDLVKHGLNSREVVIYDGYGEDRAVNQSETVAAQAKLLEIKDEFEKWLWQDGDRAKRLTELYNEKFNSVRTPRYDGSHLSTPGLATSIKLRSNQRDAAWRIIQNQTALVGHEVGMGKTLTAIVAAMESKRLGFTSKALIVVPNHTLVNWQAAMQVAYPGANLLIPSPDDLSKEKRPEFLSRVATNDWDLILVPFSSFKLLPVSLQSKREFFTEQIAELEEYLLEIKAQNKGKSSRSQKEVEKALKRFEKKMKDLDLFDKDSEKTLAFEELGVDLLIVDEFHAYKNLYFNTRMTRIAGLTNTDSQRAFDMFVKSRWLIKNGGKFVGLTGTPVTNTIAEMFTMQRYFQMDTLRSMGLHQFDAWARQFALAEPGLEMTPDGSGFRMNTRFRKFVNMTELMQLWLQAADMRRVDPAEIQRPDLHGGKPVKAVSFAGQELIDFVKTLAERAEKVRSGRVRPEEDNMLMITSDGRKAAADLSLVIPASPDAEMPKVDGLTSLAALICEATDPVKGTQLIFCDLGVPKAKAVRKDDDESSDAPVETEQEARLTENLYGVIRDRLVRCGVPAEEIAFIHDAKNEKARAELFNAVNAGRIRILIGSNEKMGTGLNVQERLVAVHHMTPPWRPGDLEQQLGRMLRQGNLFPTVYQFVHVLSGSFDGYTWQLLENKASFIAQIMSGSLTDREVDDIGDTVLTFSEIKALASGNPKIMRKITLEAEWQRMKALYDSWHGSQFSLKNDLRFKQGGIDGERKLAEAFREAIRMRDESAAEEFRIELHDVWDHSKTDVLARREDAGKRLKALAAQAVAKCLRGGGDVPLGTYRGQTLFCSIDNRIDPKDPQPYTYIDVNGKTIPFAGNDDVGITRSLDHALKRMDKHLTETEATIQAWERDISTYEEALAQPWEHQEKFNRLCEELSELEKELSADGGGESQPAAAARLRQANPEDEKREIIEAVQSLMNDPAPKAISERLRGIASREVIKAVLSMQEMMREPSVLSRFDDVEADAVTQVMPADAESLEALAREIKRLQAQYEFGATIQLSLFGDAAAAPQPQRKRRK; this is encoded by the coding sequence ATGGCGCAAATAGCATCCCCTTTGGGGAACGTTTTCTATTTCCCGGACGGTCATGCTCTTGACCTGGGAAATCCATCCACGCGCTTCGAGAACAACCGGAGAGCCATCCAGATCGCAAAGGATGTCGCCTTGACCGGGCGCGACACCATTTCCGAAGAATTGGGAGTGTTGTCGCGGTATGTTGGCTGGGGAGACTCGCGTCTTGCCAACCGCGTGCATGAACTCGAAGACCTGCTTACCGAGGAGGAAATGCGCTCCGTGCGCAGCTCCTCCCTGAACGCCCACTACACGTCGCTGGGTGTGATCGCCTCGATGTGGAAGGCGGTCCAGGCGCTGGGCTTCGGCTCGCGCCACATGCAAGTCATCGACCCTTCGGCGGGGATCGGGCATTTCAAATCCATGGCCCCCGCAGGATTGCGGGACGCGATCAGCTGGACGGAGATCGAGCTTGACTCGCTGACCAGCCTGATCCTTAAGGTGCTGCACCCTTCCTCCGTTGTGATCAACAGCGGGTACGAGGACGCCAATCTGCCTGACGGTTTTTTCGACCTGGCAATGTCCAACGTTCCCTTCGGGGATTACGGCGTTTCCAGCAGGAAGCTCCCCCGCAGCCTGACCGATCCCATCCACGACTTCTTCTTCGCGAACACCTGGTCGTTGTTGAAGCCGGGCGGCGTGATGTTCTATATCACCTCCCGCTATACAATGGACAAGGTTGCAACCCGATTCCGTGAATGGCTGGCAGCGCGTTTCGATCTGTTGTCCGCCATCCGCCTGCCTGAGACCGCATTCCTCGAGAACGCGGGTACGAAGGTGATCACGGATGTCCTGCTCCTGCGCAAGCGGGAAACCATGCAGGACCCCAAACAGGCGGCTTGGGTTTATACAACGCCCCAGCGGATCGGCTCTTACGCCGTCAACGTCAACCAGTACTACGTTGACCACCCCGACCACATTATCGGGGAACCGGCAATGGAAGGCCGCATGTATCACGGGGACGGCTACACCGTCCTGACGGCTGGCAGGGATATTCCCGCCGAGATGATCCGCATTTATGGCGGGTTGTCCCCCCTGGAGTTTTCCCAGCCTGAAGAAGCGGCGAAAAAGCCGCTGAGCGTATTCGCAGACGACAATGTGCTTTCCTCGCAGCAGTCCGAGTCGCCGATCGCTAATGCGATCATGGAAATCCATGGCGTGGCCAAGCGGTTGATCCGCGCGGAAACCCGCGGGGACGCGAACGCCGCCGTGCTGCGCGATGTACTCAACCGCCTGTACGATGCGTTTGTCGCAAAACATGGATATATCAACAAGAAGGAAAACATCCGCCACCTGAAGAACGGCGCGGAAGCTCCGTTCCTGAAGGCGCTGGAAAACCAGGACGATTTTGGGTATTCCAAGGCGGGCATCTTTTTCCAGTCCACCGTCCGCGCCTTTGGCAGCGCGGCACAGGTCAGCGCGTCCGACGCGCTCCTGTTGTCGCTCGACCGCACGGGCAAGGTGGATTTGCATTTCATCGCCGCTTCTGCGGGTATCACGGAACAGGAAGCCGTCGAGCAATTGCGCGGCGTGATTTACCTCGATCCCCAGGCGCAGGAGTGGCAGACATCCGAACAGTACCTTTCCGGGAACGTGCGCGAAAAACTGCGCCAGGCGGAAGCCGCGGCGCAATACGACGCCAAATTTCAAGAGAACGTCGCGGCGCTGGAAAGCGCCCTGCCGTTGACGGTGCAGGCTGGCGATATCCGCGCCCCTTTGGGTGCAGGTTGGATTCCAACCGATGTGATCGCTGATTTCCTGTATCACCTGCTCGATTGCGGTGTGTTCACCGTGTCCTACATCGAGCCTCTTGCAACCTGGGATGTCGAGGCCGAGCGCCTCCATCACGTCAGCAGGCAGTTGTACCACCAGAAGTGGGGCACGTCCCGCATCAACACGGTGGACCTGGTCAAGCACGGTTTGAACTCCCGCGAGGTCGTCATTTATGACGGCTACGGGGAGGACCGCGCGGTCAACCAGTCGGAAACCGTTGCAGCCCAGGCGAAACTCCTTGAGATCAAGGATGAGTTCGAGAAGTGGCTGTGGCAGGACGGCGACCGTGCAAAGCGGCTGACGGAACTGTACAACGAAAAATTCAACAGCGTGCGTACTCCCCGTTATGACGGATCGCATCTGTCCACGCCCGGGCTGGCAACCTCGATCAAACTGCGCTCCAACCAGCGCGATGCCGCCTGGCGGATTATCCAGAATCAAACGGCACTTGTCGGTCACGAAGTGGGCATGGGCAAGACGCTCACCGCGATCGTGGCGGCGATGGAGTCCAAACGCCTTGGGTTTACGTCCAAGGCGTTGATCGTCGTCCCGAACCACACGCTGGTCAACTGGCAGGCGGCGATGCAGGTGGCCTACCCGGGCGCAAACCTGTTGATCCCCTCCCCCGACGACCTCTCGAAAGAGAAACGCCCGGAATTCCTGAGTCGTGTGGCGACCAACGATTGGGACCTGATCCTGGTCCCGTTCTCGTCCTTCAAACTCCTGCCGGTGTCTTTGCAGAGTAAGCGCGAGTTCTTCACGGAACAGATCGCCGAACTCGAGGAATACCTGTTGGAGATCAAGGCGCAGAATAAGGGTAAATCATCCCGTTCTCAAAAAGAGGTCGAGAAAGCCTTGAAACGCTTCGAGAAGAAGATGAAGGACCTTGACCTGTTCGACAAGGACAGCGAAAAGACCCTCGCCTTCGAGGAGCTGGGTGTTGACCTTTTGATCGTGGATGAGTTTCACGCATATAAGAACCTGTATTTCAACACCCGCATGACCCGCATCGCGGGGCTGACCAATACGGACAGCCAGCGGGCGTTCGACATGTTCGTAAAGTCCAGGTGGCTGATCAAGAACGGAGGCAAGTTTGTCGGGCTGACCGGCACGCCTGTCACCAACACCATCGCGGAAATGTTCACCATGCAGCGGTACTTCCAGATGGATACGCTGCGTTCGATGGGACTCCACCAGTTCGATGCCTGGGCGCGTCAATTTGCCCTCGCGGAACCCGGCCTGGAAATGACCCCCGATGGTTCGGGTTTTCGCATGAACACCCGCTTCCGCAAGTTCGTCAACATGACGGAATTGATGCAGCTCTGGCTGCAGGCGGCGGACATGCGCCGCGTCGACCCTGCCGAGATCCAGCGTCCCGACCTCCATGGCGGCAAGCCGGTCAAGGCGGTTTCCTTCGCCGGTCAGGAATTGATCGACTTTGTGAAAACGCTGGCGGAACGCGCCGAGAAGGTGCGCAGCGGCAGGGTTCGTCCCGAGGAAGACAACATGCTTATGATCACCAGCGACGGCCGCAAGGCTGCCGCCGATCTGAGTCTCGTCATTCCCGCGTCCCCGGACGCGGAGATGCCCAAGGTGGATGGATTGACCTCCCTCGCGGCATTGATCTGCGAGGCGACCGATCCCGTCAAGGGAACGCAGTTGATCTTCTGCGACCTGGGCGTGCCGAAAGCAAAGGCGGTCAGGAAAGATGATGATGAGTCGTCCGATGCGCCTGTCGAAACAGAGCAGGAAGCCCGCCTGACCGAAAACCTGTACGGCGTGATCCGCGACCGTTTGGTTCGCTGCGGCGTGCCAGCGGAGGAGATCGCCTTTATCCACGATGCGAAGAACGAAAAAGCGCGCGCCGAACTGTTCAACGCTGTGAACGCGGGCAGGATCCGCATCCTGATCGGCTCGAACGAGAAGATGGGGACTGGATTGAACGTTCAGGAACGTCTGGTTGCGGTCCATCACATGACCCCGCCCTGGCGCCCTGGCGACCTCGAACAGCAGCTGGGACGCATGCTCCGTCAGGGGAATCTCTTCCCGACGGTGTATCAATTCGTGCATGTGCTGTCAGGCTCCTTCGACGGATACACCTGGCAGCTTCTTGAAAACAAAGCGTCGTTCATCGCTCAGATCATGTCGGGTAGTTTGACCGACCGCGAGGTGGATGACATCGGAGACACCGTTCTGACCTTTTCCGAGATCAAGGCGCTGGCTTCGGGCAACCCCAAGATCATGCGCAAGATCACGCTGGAGGCGGAATGGCAGCGTATGAAAGCGTTGTACGATTCCTGGCATGGCTCGCAGTTTTCCCTGAAAAACGACCTGCGCTTCAAACAAGGCGGGATCGATGGGGAACGTAAACTGGCGGAAGCCTTTCGCGAGGCGATCCGCATGCGGGACGAATCCGCTGCGGAGGAGTTTCGCATCGAGTTGCATGATGTCTGGGATCATTCCAAAACGGATGTGCTTGCCAGGCGCGAGGACGCTGGCAAGCGTCTCAAAGCGCTGGCGGCGCAGGCTGTCGCAAAGTGTTTGCGCGGCGGCGGGGACGTTCCGCTTGGAACGTATCGCGGTCAAACGTTGTTTTGCTCGATCGACAACCGCATCGACCCGAAGGACCCGCAGCCGTACACCTACATCGATGTGAATGGAAAGACCATTCCCTTCGCGGGGAATGACGATGTGGGCATCACCCGCAGCCTGGACCATGCTCTCAAAAGAATGGATAAGCATCTTACTGAAACCGAGGCGACCATTCAGGCATGGGAACGCGACATTTCCACGTATGAGGAAGCGCTCGCGCAGCCCTGGGAACACCAGGAGAAGTTCAACAGACTCTGCGAGGAGTTGTCCGAACTTGAAAAGGAATTGAGCGCGGACGGCGGCGGTGAAAGCCAGCCTGCCGCGGCTGCCAGGTTGCGCCAGGCAAATCCGGAAGATGAAAAGCGGGAGATCATCGAGGCGGTTCAGTCCCTGATGAACGATCCTGCGCCAAAAGCAATTTCGGAACGCCTGCGCGGGATCGCCTCCCGTGAGGTGATCAAAGCCGTCCTCTCGATGCAGGAGATGATGCGCGAACCGTCTGTCCTGTCCCGCTTCGACGATGTCGAGGCGGATGCGGTAACGCAGGTCATGCCTGCCGATGCCGAGTCGCTGGAAGCGCTTGCCAGGGAGATCAAACGGTTGCAAGCGCAGTACGAATTTGGGGCGACCATACAACTGTCGCTCTTTGGCGATGCCGCCGCAGCTCCCCAGCCGCAGCGGAAGCGCCGCAAGTAA
- a CDS encoding type II toxin-antitoxin system prevent-host-death family antitoxin produces MTIEFTYTSAREQFASLLDRVTEDREVVIIQRRGAEDVAMIAADELASLTETAYLLRSPQNADRLLSALARALKQKGKPQSIEDLRREVGLEEEKA; encoded by the coding sequence ATGACGATTGAATTTACCTACACCAGCGCGCGTGAGCAGTTTGCCAGCCTGCTCGACCGCGTGACAGAGGACCGCGAGGTGGTCATCATCCAGCGCCGCGGCGCCGAGGATGTTGCCATGATCGCGGCGGATGAGCTGGCCAGCCTGACCGAAACCGCCTACCTTCTGCGTTCCCCTCAAAACGCGGACCGGCTTCTTTCCGCCCTGGCGCGGGCATTGAAGCAAAAGGGAAAACCGCAATCCATCGAAGACCTACGCCGCGAGGTGGGACTTGAAGAAGAAAAAGCGTGA
- a CDS encoding Txe/YoeB family addiction module toxin gives MKKKKREAVFQEEFIEDVRHWVETDRKLALRVLDLIEAILRDPFDGIGKPEPLKYMAPGCWSRRLTQEHRIVYLVREDRIDFLQARYHYSK, from the coding sequence TTGAAGAAGAAAAAGCGTGAAGCAGTCTTTCAGGAAGAGTTCATCGAAGACGTGCGTCACTGGGTCGAGACCGACCGCAAGCTGGCGTTGCGCGTCCTCGACTTGATCGAGGCAATCCTGCGCGATCCGTTTGACGGCATTGGCAAGCCTGAGCCGTTGAAGTACATGGCGCCAGGCTGTTGGTCCAGGCGGCTGACGCAGGAACATCGCATTGTATATCTCGTGCGTGAAGATCGGATCGATTTTCTACAGGCGAGATACCACTATTCCAAATAA
- a CDS encoding 3'-5' exonuclease: MASFVAKRLSPGTPEFREYTEKARLESILWARGLLEAPGENWLILDTETTGLGQDDEIVQIGAIDGGGKVLMDNLFCAPSKRIPPEATAVHHITDDMVKGAPNFFERYKELAWIVEGRILVIYNKAYDTRMIAQSIARFSTTIPLTPQRWECAMLRYADFVGDWNEYYQNFRWPMLTGGDHSALGDCFATLEVIRKMAGG, from the coding sequence ATGGCTAGTTTTGTCGCCAAACGCCTGTCCCCCGGCACGCCTGAGTTTCGGGAATATACGGAGAAAGCCCGCCTGGAATCGATTCTATGGGCGCGGGGCTTGCTCGAAGCGCCCGGCGAAAACTGGCTGATCCTGGACACGGAAACGACCGGTCTTGGGCAGGACGATGAGATCGTCCAGATCGGCGCGATCGACGGAGGCGGGAAGGTATTGATGGACAATCTGTTTTGCGCTCCGTCAAAGCGTATCCCGCCCGAGGCGACTGCAGTTCACCATATCACCGACGATATGGTGAAAGGTGCACCGAACTTCTTCGAGCGCTACAAGGAACTTGCCTGGATCGTGGAAGGCAGGATCCTCGTGATCTACAACAAGGCGTATGACACGCGCATGATCGCGCAGTCCATCGCCCGCTTCAGCACCACGATCCCCCTGACGCCCCAGCGGTGGGAATGCGCCATGCTGCGGTATGCCGATTTTGTTGGCGACTGGAACGAGTATTACCAGAACTTCCGCTGGCCCATGCTGACGGGCGGCGACCACTCCGCGCTCGGGGATTGTTTTGCCACCCTCGAAGTCATCAGGAAGATGGCAGGAGGATAA